In the genome of Paludisphaera rhizosphaerae, one region contains:
- a CDS encoding carboxylesterase/lipase family protein → MRSRVARIGSALAIIGFIGAAAADDRVQTKLGTVEGTTRPNGVRAFLGIPFAEPPLGDLRWKPPQPAKPWEGVRSARAFAPAPVQNRGVALITGASNLSEDCLYLNVWTPAKDSGDRLPVMVWIYGGAFMMGATSTPAYEGARLAEKGVVVVSVAYRVGPLGFLAHPDLSKEAGGVSGNYGLRDQVAGLEWVRDNIEAFGGDPKNVTIFGESAGGISVSMLAASPKARGLFHRAISQSGGSFGPPKSANEGGQNGRPLRLAESEGVRYLEDLEVADLAAARALPAADLLKLQRWWWPNFDGDVLPGDQYELYRAGKFNDTPVLVGWNSDEGAMFVQPNGPATTPEGFAAVVRAGYGEHADRILSAYPHANADEAFRSAKALFRDAAFGWHTWTWARLQSEKGDGKAFVYYFDLHAPGADGASHAAEIPFVFRRLNILGGLLRKTRPEDEAASDLMSDYWVQFARTGDPNRPGLPRWPAFDAADAKLMTFDATPSARGVPNVPQLEALEAYYAWRRERARKPKAAAPVGAVPATP, encoded by the coding sequence ATGCGAAGTCGAGTGGCGAGGATCGGCTCGGCGTTGGCGATCATCGGATTCATCGGAGCGGCCGCGGCGGACGATCGGGTGCAGACGAAGCTGGGGACCGTCGAGGGGACGACGCGGCCGAACGGCGTTCGGGCGTTCCTGGGGATCCCGTTCGCCGAGCCTCCCCTGGGCGACCTGCGCTGGAAGCCTCCTCAGCCGGCGAAGCCGTGGGAAGGCGTTCGATCGGCCAGGGCGTTCGCGCCGGCGCCGGTCCAGAACCGGGGCGTCGCCCTGATCACCGGGGCCTCCAATCTCAGCGAAGATTGCTTGTACTTGAACGTGTGGACGCCTGCGAAGGACTCCGGCGACAGGCTGCCGGTGATGGTCTGGATCTACGGCGGGGCGTTCATGATGGGGGCCACGAGCACGCCGGCCTACGAGGGCGCGCGGCTGGCCGAGAAGGGGGTCGTGGTCGTCTCGGTCGCCTATCGCGTGGGGCCGCTGGGGTTCCTGGCGCATCCGGATCTGAGCAAGGAGGCCGGCGGCGTCTCAGGCAACTACGGGCTCCGCGATCAGGTCGCCGGGCTGGAGTGGGTCCGCGACAACATCGAGGCCTTCGGCGGCGACCCCAAGAACGTGACGATCTTCGGCGAATCGGCCGGGGGGATCTCGGTCAGCATGCTGGCGGCCTCGCCGAAGGCCCGAGGGCTGTTTCACCGGGCGATCTCGCAGAGCGGCGGCTCGTTCGGCCCCCCCAAGTCGGCGAACGAGGGAGGCCAGAACGGCCGTCCGCTGCGGCTGGCCGAGTCCGAGGGCGTCCGCTACCTCGAAGACCTGGAGGTCGCCGACCTCGCCGCCGCGCGGGCCTTGCCGGCGGCCGATCTCCTGAAACTCCAGCGCTGGTGGTGGCCGAACTTCGACGGCGACGTCCTCCCCGGCGACCAGTACGAGCTGTACCGCGCGGGCAAGTTCAACGACACGCCCGTCCTGGTCGGCTGGAACTCCGACGAAGGGGCGATGTTCGTCCAGCCCAACGGACCGGCGACGACCCCCGAGGGCTTCGCGGCGGTCGTCCGAGCCGGCTACGGCGAGCACGCCGACCGCATCCTGTCCGCCTATCCCCACGCCAACGCCGATGAGGCTTTCCGATCGGCCAAGGCTCTGTTCCGCGACGCCGCCTTCGGCTGGCACACCTGGACCTGGGCCCGGCTCCAATCCGAGAAGGGGGACGGCAAGGCGTTCGTCTACTACTTCGACCTGCACGCCCCGGGTGCCGACGGGGCCTCGCACGCGGCGGAGATCCCCTTCGTCTTCCGTCGCCTGAACATCCTGGGCGGCCTCCTGCGCAAGACCCGTCCCGAGGACGAGGCCGCGTCCGATCTGATGAGCGACTACTGGGTCCAGTTCGCCAGGACTGGAGACCCCAACCGCCCCGGTCTTCCTCGGTGGCCCGCCTTTGACGCGGCCGACGCCAAGCTCATGACCTTCGACGCGACCCCATCCGCCCGAGGCGTCCCGAACGTGCCCCAGTTGGAGGCGCTTGAGGCTTATTACGCCTGGCGTCGCGAACGGGCTCGCAAGCCGAAAGCCGCCGCGCCCGTCGGAGCCGTTCCGGCCACGCCGTGA
- a CDS encoding bestrophin-like domain has product MPDWLFDHHVGTIMLLMMVVFVGGTWLGAILIRPLLRLLALKQPEWNGLVSAALSCFGVFYGLLLGLLAVAAYQNRSDVGDSVAGEALTWAGLLDEFEDVYPVELASNIKSDLQEYLRVTIEEDWPEQQAGRIPTAGSNALRKLLKRLRTFTPTNERETILHEKVLDLLEVARSFRRTRLYSVTIGLPGVLWYVVIIGAAINILFIYLFDLRFMNVLLLGGILAFFIATVIGLIVVLDRPLRGPQALSADPFRLVSDVMSSRPIGEGANP; this is encoded by the coding sequence ATGCCAGACTGGCTGTTCGACCATCACGTCGGGACGATCATGCTCCTGATGATGGTGGTGTTCGTTGGGGGAACCTGGCTGGGAGCGATTCTGATCCGGCCGCTCCTGCGGCTCCTCGCTCTCAAGCAGCCGGAGTGGAACGGGCTCGTCAGTGCGGCGCTTTCGTGCTTCGGCGTCTTCTACGGGTTGCTTCTCGGACTTCTCGCCGTGGCCGCCTATCAGAACCGTTCCGACGTCGGCGACAGCGTCGCCGGCGAGGCCCTCACATGGGCGGGGCTCCTCGATGAATTCGAGGACGTCTATCCGGTCGAGCTCGCCTCCAACATCAAGAGCGACCTTCAGGAGTACCTCCGGGTCACCATCGAAGAGGACTGGCCCGAACAGCAGGCGGGCCGCATCCCCACGGCCGGATCCAACGCTCTTCGCAAGCTCTTGAAGCGGCTCCGCACCTTCACGCCGACGAACGAGCGTGAGACGATCCTGCACGAGAAGGTCCTGGACCTTCTGGAGGTCGCCAGGAGCTTCCGCCGCACGCGGCTCTACAGCGTGACGATCGGGCTGCCGGGCGTGCTGTGGTACGTGGTGATCATCGGCGCCGCGATCAACATCCTGTTCATCTACCTGTTCGACCTTCGATTCATGAACGTCCTTTTGCTCGGGGGGATCCTCGCCTTCTTCATCGCCACGGTGATCGGCCTGATCGTCGTGCTCGACCGTCCCCTGCGCGGGCCGCAAGCCCTCTCGGCGGATCCCTTCCGGCTCGTCTCCGACGTGATGTCGTCCAGGCCGATCGGCGAGGGCGCAAACCCGTAG
- a CDS encoding DUF1559 family PulG-like putative transporter — protein sequence MLRNRRRAFTLIELLVVIAIIAVLIALLLPAVQAAREAARRAQCVNNLKQIGLACHNYEDVNGVFPTQIGGVPNWFGNSDYRTSWMVQILPQIEQMQAFNAYNFAADRAAYSFNNTTVMALQISSYICPSYDGPAVQQGQSDWNGYAGTIGAEMKLWWIGGTCYKGNLGDNMTSAYPGAAATLGDLVNGQPTARGMFWRAQMAVTIAGVVDGTSNTMLAGEALPNTCNWNAWSESNSSVAVTSIPMNQKANLDRANWAYCFGFRSKHPGGINVGFADGSVRFLKESIAPPVYWALSTRAAGEVVSSDAY from the coding sequence ATGTTGCGTAACCGTCGTCGCGCCTTCACGCTCATCGAGTTGTTGGTGGTGATCGCGATCATCGCCGTGCTCATCGCCTTGTTGCTCCCCGCGGTTCAGGCGGCGCGCGAGGCCGCCCGCAGGGCCCAGTGCGTCAACAACCTCAAGCAGATCGGCCTGGCCTGCCACAATTACGAGGACGTCAACGGGGTGTTCCCGACGCAGATCGGCGGCGTCCCGAACTGGTTCGGCAACTCCGACTATCGGACGAGCTGGATGGTTCAGATCCTGCCGCAGATCGAGCAGATGCAGGCCTTCAACGCGTACAACTTCGCCGCCGACCGGGCCGCCTACTCGTTCAACAACACGACGGTGATGGCCCTGCAGATCTCCTCGTACATCTGCCCCAGCTACGATGGACCGGCCGTGCAACAGGGCCAGTCCGACTGGAACGGCTACGCCGGCACGATCGGGGCCGAGATGAAGCTGTGGTGGATCGGCGGCACCTGCTACAAGGGGAACCTGGGCGACAACATGACGAGCGCCTACCCCGGCGCGGCGGCCACGCTGGGCGACCTCGTCAACGGCCAGCCGACGGCCCGAGGCATGTTCTGGCGGGCCCAGATGGCCGTCACCATCGCGGGCGTCGTCGACGGTACAAGCAACACGATGCTCGCCGGAGAAGCCCTCCCCAACACCTGCAACTGGAACGCCTGGTCCGAGAGCAACTCGTCGGTGGCCGTCACCAGCATCCCGATGAACCAGAAGGCGAACCTCGATCGCGCGAACTGGGCCTACTGCTTCGGTTTCCGAAGCAAGCACCCCGGCGGCATCAACGTGGGCTTCGCCGACGGCTCCGTCCGATTCCTCAAAGAGTCGATCGCGCCTCCCGTCTACTGGGCGCTCTCCACGAGGGCGGCCGGCGAGGTCGTCAGCTCCGACGCTTACTGA
- a CDS encoding class I SAM-dependent methyltransferase, with the protein MSKEDPIHRAAAEGFAQGAEAYMRGRPDYPAEVVGWLRDRLRLGPEATVVELGAGTGKFTPRLLETGAKVVAVEPVAPMLAKLTAAWPQVEARSGSATSIPLGDESADAVVCAQSFHWFATPEALAEIRRVLKPGGRLGLVWNVKDSRVDWVAKLDRIVERHEGGAPQYRTGAWRRAFPARGFGPLHEDRFPHGHTGPPEVVVLDRVRSTSYIAALPSKERAKVEDEVRALIAEEFPNAERVAVPYETNAFWTEKGE; encoded by the coding sequence ATGTCGAAGGAAGACCCGATCCATCGCGCGGCCGCCGAGGGCTTCGCCCAGGGGGCGGAGGCTTACATGCGAGGGCGGCCGGATTACCCGGCGGAGGTCGTCGGCTGGCTCCGGGATCGGCTGAGGCTCGGTCCGGAGGCGACCGTCGTGGAGCTGGGGGCGGGGACGGGGAAATTCACCCCGCGCCTGCTGGAGACGGGCGCGAAGGTGGTCGCCGTCGAGCCGGTCGCGCCCATGCTCGCGAAGTTGACCGCCGCGTGGCCGCAAGTTGAGGCTCGCAGCGGGTCGGCGACCTCGATCCCGCTCGGCGACGAATCGGCCGACGCCGTCGTCTGCGCCCAGTCGTTCCACTGGTTCGCGACGCCGGAGGCGCTGGCGGAGATTCGCCGCGTCCTCAAGCCGGGGGGACGGCTCGGGCTGGTCTGGAACGTCAAGGACTCCCGCGTCGACTGGGTGGCGAAACTCGATCGGATCGTCGAACGCCACGAGGGAGGCGCACCTCAGTATCGGACCGGCGCGTGGCGCAGGGCCTTCCCGGCGCGGGGATTCGGCCCCCTGCATGAGGACCGCTTCCCCCACGGCCATACCGGGCCTCCCGAGGTCGTCGTCCTGGATCGCGTGCGGTCGACCAGCTACATCGCCGCCCTCCCCTCCAAGGAGCGGGCGAAGGTCGAAGACGAGGTGCGAGCCTTGATCGCGGAAGAGTTCCCCAACGCGGAACGGGTGGCCGTCCCCTACGAAACGAACGCCTTCTGGACCGAGAAAGGGGAGTGA
- a CDS encoding Ig-like domain-containing protein: MFAFLRNDREIGRRRSSSLRPGSPEALETRLALSTASALLAQVSPTLAPAETSSWTAEDPATMRSAETSSSSSSSSSASATDSATTLKAEAASATAALRAAISSVTTQASTTASEIAAAIPAVATATASATASATSQPAKQVVAASAVEMQSATTTDSKSVTIHYKATEPAAGLTFGVYRSADPTFDASDQLVTTYTAPDSAKTVGEHDLTIPVDDGLTIDPARPYVLVVSNPEYTAGATTDPTRTAEFRKFTIGVVSHGGIINQSWTYGAPWQLQIGKLMEQGGYDAVIPFNWIDESNQPGHAAPQGFKLANQIEKILDQLPADTVVDLHMVGHSQGTVVNMVALQQLEKDAPAQLKGGWIKDTMLDPHAANNYVPGQMSTASNPVGVLARMIVNNYQARAKDPTVTVPADVDEAEVFYQHTKIQDVTKITASGYNLWGQVPIPNQSDSPIHYYNLTATNATHSGVTGVALWYRNFIATTLADQTPLVYDLATEGNLTNGTPSTYTPTTASGQRQLENFGPDMVVQGDSPTFSGTAAPNAKVRVYIGPTSDLTRINVYDVVTADATGHWSVSTDQALANGRYRAVAMAYSPDHHTRPAYAIVSMTPMGRFWIGGDPRT, translated from the coding sequence ATGTTCGCGTTCCTGAGAAACGATCGAGAAATAGGCCGGCGACGTTCTTCGTCCCTGCGCCCTGGTTCGCCCGAGGCGCTGGAAACCCGGCTGGCCCTCTCGACGGCCTCGGCGCTGCTGGCCCAGGTGAGCCCCACCCTCGCGCCCGCTGAAACCTCCTCGTGGACCGCCGAGGACCCGGCCACCATGAGGAGCGCCGAGACATCTTCGTCCTCGTCCTCGTCCTCGTCCGCAAGCGCAACCGATTCCGCGACGACGTTGAAGGCCGAGGCGGCCTCGGCGACGGCCGCCCTGCGCGCGGCGATCTCCTCGGTCACGACCCAGGCGTCAACGACCGCATCCGAAATCGCCGCGGCGATCCCGGCCGTCGCGACGGCCACGGCGTCCGCGACGGCCTCGGCGACGAGCCAGCCGGCCAAGCAGGTTGTGGCGGCCTCGGCGGTCGAGATGCAATCGGCCACAACCACGGACTCGAAGTCGGTCACAATCCACTACAAGGCCACGGAGCCCGCCGCCGGCCTGACGTTCGGCGTCTACCGATCGGCCGACCCCACCTTCGACGCGTCCGACCAACTCGTCACGACCTATACGGCGCCCGACTCGGCCAAGACGGTCGGCGAGCACGACCTGACGATCCCCGTCGACGACGGCCTGACGATCGACCCGGCCAGGCCCTACGTGCTGGTCGTCTCGAATCCGGAATATACCGCCGGCGCGACCACCGACCCGACGCGCACGGCCGAGTTCCGCAAGTTCACCATCGGCGTGGTCTCGCACGGCGGCATCATCAACCAGAGCTGGACCTACGGCGCGCCTTGGCAGCTCCAGATCGGCAAACTGATGGAGCAGGGGGGCTACGACGCCGTCATCCCGTTCAACTGGATCGACGAAAGCAACCAGCCGGGGCACGCCGCGCCCCAGGGCTTCAAGCTGGCCAACCAGATCGAGAAGATCCTCGATCAGCTTCCCGCCGACACGGTGGTCGACCTCCACATGGTCGGCCACAGCCAGGGGACCGTGGTCAACATGGTCGCGCTCCAGCAGCTTGAAAAGGACGCCCCGGCGCAGCTCAAGGGGGGCTGGATCAAGGACACGATGCTGGACCCCCACGCGGCCAACAACTACGTCCCCGGCCAGATGAGCACCGCCAGCAACCCGGTCGGCGTCCTGGCGCGGATGATCGTGAACAACTACCAGGCTCGGGCCAAGGACCCGACCGTGACCGTCCCGGCCGACGTCGACGAGGCCGAGGTCTTCTACCAGCACACCAAGATTCAGGACGTGACCAAGATCACAGCCAGCGGCTACAACCTCTGGGGACAGGTTCCAATCCCCAACCAGAGCGATTCGCCGATCCACTACTACAACCTGACGGCGACCAACGCCACCCACAGCGGCGTGACGGGCGTGGCCCTCTGGTATCGGAACTTCATCGCGACGACGCTCGCCGATCAGACGCCGCTGGTCTACGACCTGGCGACGGAAGGGAACCTGACCAACGGGACCCCTTCGACCTACACGCCGACCACCGCCAGCGGCCAGCGGCAGCTTGAGAACTTCGGCCCGGACATGGTCGTTCAGGGAGACTCGCCGACGTTCTCCGGAACGGCCGCCCCCAACGCCAAGGTCCGCGTCTACATCGGCCCGACGTCCGACCTGACCAGGATCAACGTCTACGACGTCGTCACAGCCGACGCCACCGGCCACTGGAGCGTCTCCACCGACCAGGCCCTCGCCAACGGCCGCTACCGAGCCGTCGCCATGGCCTACTCCCCCGACCACCACACCCGCCCGGCCTACGCCATCGTCTCCATGACCCCGATGGGCCGCTTCTGGATCGGCGGCGACCCGCGGACGTGA
- a CDS encoding lipid-A-disaccharide synthase N-terminal domain-containing protein, with the protein MSLSSTHFWLVVGFVGQGVFTARFLVQWLASEREGAVVVPAAFWWLSIIGAVALLFYAISRGDPVFAVGQSMGVFIYIRNLMIGSRGRNAPKRAAVPPPHLRVDAAEPEPAVSRG; encoded by the coding sequence ATGTCCCTGTCATCTACGCACTTCTGGCTGGTCGTCGGCTTCGTGGGGCAGGGGGTCTTCACCGCGCGGTTCCTCGTGCAGTGGCTGGCGTCCGAGCGCGAGGGCGCCGTGGTGGTCCCCGCCGCCTTCTGGTGGTTGAGCATCATCGGGGCGGTCGCGCTTCTCTTCTACGCAATCTCCCGCGGCGATCCGGTCTTCGCCGTGGGCCAGTCGATGGGCGTTTTCATCTACATACGAAACCTGATGATCGGGTCGAGGGGCCGCAACGCCCCGAAGCGGGCCGCCGTCCCGCCGCCCCACCTCCGCGTCGACGCAGCCGAGCCCGAGCCGGCCGTCTCGCGGGGCTGA
- the mug gene encoding G/U mismatch-specific DNA glycosylase, translating to MPARSDGSKPRDGRPTREEVAAAYGKTLPDLIAPDLDILFCGINPSLYSAAVGHHFARPGNRFWPTLHAAGFTDRLLHPSEQRQLLGLGLGITNLVARATAAADELTTEELVAGGEILEAKIRRYHPAFVAVLGVTAYRSAFGRRHATLGRQPDALAGARLWVLPNPSGLNAHYQLPDLAHAFGRLKRAVESPDEPGPVPRE from the coding sequence ATGCCCGCGAGGTCAGACGGGTCGAAACCGAGGGACGGACGGCCGACGCGAGAGGAAGTCGCGGCGGCGTACGGCAAGACGTTGCCCGACCTGATCGCGCCGGACCTGGACATCCTGTTCTGCGGGATCAATCCCAGCCTTTACTCCGCGGCGGTCGGCCACCACTTCGCCCGTCCGGGCAACCGCTTCTGGCCGACCCTGCACGCGGCCGGCTTCACCGACCGGCTCCTGCATCCCTCCGAACAGCGCCAGTTGCTCGGCCTCGGCCTGGGGATCACGAACCTCGTGGCCCGGGCGACCGCCGCGGCCGACGAGCTAACCACCGAGGAACTCGTCGCAGGGGGCGAGATTCTGGAGGCGAAGATCCGGCGATACCATCCGGCCTTCGTCGCGGTGCTGGGGGTGACGGCCTATCGATCGGCGTTCGGTCGCCGACATGCAACCCTCGGGCGACAGCCGGACGCACTCGCCGGCGCACGGCTCTGGGTGCTGCCCAACCCCAGCGGGCTCAACGCCCACTATCAACTCCCGGACCTGGCTCATGCCTTCGGCCGACTCAAGCGCGCGGTCGAATCCCCGGACGAGCCAGGGCCCGTACCGCGCGAGTGA